The following coding sequences are from one Ornithodoros turicata isolate Travis chromosome 1, ASM3712646v1, whole genome shotgun sequence window:
- the LOC135392368 gene encoding histone H2B-like — protein sequence MLALVPWSQNKRTSAPPPLQPLHSPPNHLPPISPPKLSPSSHSTVGHPHSPGRSPLGPMAILRGTKKKIKKKKRRRKESFSIYIHKVLKQVHPDTGVSSKAMSIMNSFVNDIFERIAAESSRLAHSNKRSTITSREIDSRAPASARRACQERRVRRYQGRHKLTSSK from the coding sequence ATGCTTGCCCTTGTGCCATGGAGCCAAAACAAGCGAACTTCAGCACCTCCACCACTTCAACCATTACATTCTCCACCCAACCATCTTCCACCCATTTCTCCACCCAAATTGTCACCGTCAAGTCATAGTACAGTTGGACAtcctcatagccctggccgatctcccttggggccaatggccattctccgtgggacaaagaagaagataaagaagaagaagcgcagGAGGAAGGAGAGCTTCAGCATCTACATCCACAAAGTCCTGAAGCAGGTACATCCGGACACGGGCGTTTCCAGCAAGGCCATGTCCATCATGAACAGCTTCGTGAACGACATCTTCGAGCGCATCGCTGCCGAGTCCTCGCGCCTGGCGCACTCCAACAAGCGGTCGACCATCACCAGTCGGGAGATAGACAGCCGTGCGCCTGCTTCTGCCCGGAGAGCTTGCCAAGAACGCCGTGTCCGAAGGTACCAAGGCCGTCACAAgttgacgagctccaagtaa